The genomic stretch TTAGCGATAACAACTGGCTTTCTACGTCATGGATCCGAAGTGAACAGGCGGGTTTAAAACAGCGCCGACGCCCTGAAGATATTCGAGTGACACCAGCGACACTTCAAGATAGGCGTCATCAACTCAACTTCTTATTGGAAACCGTCACCCAGTTTGCTCTCCCGCTGTTTAATCAGCTTTTTGCTCACAGTGACAGCCGCTTAATTCTGACGGATGCCGACGGCGTCATCATCGGCAGTTGGGGACAACCTAAGTTCCGCGAAAAGTTGACCGAAATAGCGCTGAGTTCGGGGGCGTGTTGGCAAGAAAAGGTCAAAGGCACCAACGCGATTGGGACTGCGATAATTGAAGCAAAACCGGTCTCTGTCATCGGCGATCAACACTTTATCCAACACCATCGTTTTATTAGCTGCTCGGCCAATCCTATTTTCGATCATCTTGGTCATTTGATTGGCGTATTAGATATCACCAGCGAGCAAAAGAAACATGACTTCTCAACGCAGGTACTGGTGCAAAACATGGTGCTGCAGGTTGAAAATCAATTACTTAACTTGATTCCACAAGGGCATATTCGTGTGGATTTGGCGTGTGAGAAAGGCTTACTGAACAGTGGGTGGCAAGGGATTATCATCGCCAATGAAGATGGACAGATCCTTGCGCACAACCAAGTTGCTTCTCAACTCCTCGCGCAACAAAACGTCATCGGGCAATCGCTCGACGACATTCTTTCGATCCAGAGTGCCGACCATCCTTTCGTGTTCAAAACAAAGCCGCTGACCGACAAAAAAGTGAAGTCTCGTTCCGTTACCGCTTCCAATGATCTTCATTATGGTGATTCCACTGTCGAGCATTGCTGGCAACAAGCCAATCGCGTTATCGATAAAGACATCAGTTTACTGATTCTCGGAGAGACTGGGGTCGGTAAAAATGAGTTCGTGAAAGCACTCCATAAAAACAGCCAGAGAAAAACTGGCCCTTTGGTTTCCGTCAACTGTGGCGCACTACCGAAAGATTTGGTTGAGTCCGAATTGTTTGGCTACGTAGCTGGTGCATTTACTGGCGCAAACAGCAAAGGCTATCAGGGAAAAATTCGCCAAGCACACAAAGGGATTTTGTTTCTGGATGAAATCGCCGACTTACCGCTAGAAGCTCAAAGCCGATTGCTTCATGTGCTTCAAGATAAGACCGTACTTCCCGTTGGTTCAAACCAAAGTGTTCAAGTCGATACGCAAATCATCGCGGCCACGCATAAGGATCTCGATAGCTTGGTTAGCGAAGGATTGTTCCGTCAAGATTTATACTATCGTCTCAATGGTTTGATCATCGAATTGCCTCGCTTTGAAGAACGAGATGATAAGCAACAACTGATCGAGAATATCCATCGACGTCATGCTGAATCTGAACAACAACTCTGCCCTCACCTACTTTCTCTGCTGCTTTCTTACTCTTGGCCAGGAAACCTGCGAGAACTCGATAGTTTAATCAAAGTATCCGCGTTAATGGCGCAAGGTGAAGAAACGTTGGAGCTCGCTCACGTACCGACTCACCTGAGTAAGAAGCTCAGCCAAGCTCAAGACGTAACAACCGCTGCAGAGCCAACATTAAAACTGCGTGCAACCGTCGAAGACAAACTGCTTAAAACATATCAAGCAAATCAGGGCAACATAAGTAAAACCTCTCGTATGCTTGGCGTGAGTCGAAATACGATTTATAGAAAGCTGAAAAGCCTCGGCATATTGGGTTAATCCATAACCTCAGATACAAAAAGAGCACCTTTGCGGTGCTCTTTCTATTTTGAAACCTAGCTTACAGGCCGCCTTGTTGTTGCGCCTGTTTTACTAATGCCTGACGTTGAGTTTCCTTCTCAGAGATCACTTGGTTGTCCTTGTGTATTTCCTGATCCAATTCTGCCGGAATGAAAACAAAGTACTTGTTAAGAGTCATCTTAGAACCTCAATTTGTTGTGTTAATCACCTTCTTGGTCAACATAAACAACACCAGAAAAACACGTTTTACTGGATCCTTGTTGCTGGTTTCAAAAAATAAAGGATGTTCATTTATTAAACATCCTCCATGTGGGCGCTAATTATAGGCGTAGTTCAAAGGCTTACCTAGCACTCTTTTTCGCCTTTCTTGCAACCTTAGTTTCATTCTCAAAACTGATGCAATCACACATATTCAATAAAGTATTGTTAAACAAAGAAAAGTGATTTTTGATTCTATAAATCAACAGGATGAGAAGCACTTCCCATGCACCTTATAAAATTAAGGTAGGCGACGTTTCAAATTACAAATTCATGCAAAACAGTCACTGGCCTGTGCAGTAAAATTCTTTTGACGTGATAATCAAATAAGCTCATATCGCTGCAACTTCATCCACAAATTTGTCTACCAGTTCAATATTTCACCTTTTTTGAGAAATCTTTAGCCACTTTTTTGGGTGAAAATGCCAAGAAAGGAAGACAATCTAAGTGTGGAATATGACCACTCTTGTCTATCCCCACTCAGCTTTGGGAGGCGTTTATGAAAAGTAACAAACTTGGCCATGTGATGTCTTTCAGCAGAATGTTTTCCTTCATTGCGTTTTTGACGGCCACATTCGCATGGATTCTCAGCATGTATGCCCTATTCACTGTTTCTGTAGTGGCTCTTGTGGTCAGCGCAATTCTCTACCTCAAAGACAGATTCTATCAAAACAAGAAAACGACCACAGAAAAGAGCGCCTAGGCGCTCTTTATGTTTCCTAAAGCCAGACACAAAAAAGGATGCCACTGGGGCATCCTTTTATATTCAGTCGGTTTACTTAAAACGATTACACGTCGTAAGTTGTAGACGCTGTGTTGCCGCCTGTACCCGTCCAGTTAGTGTGGAAGAATTCACCACGCTCACGGTCGATACGCTCGTAAGTGTGAGCACCGAAGTAGTCACGTTGAGCTTGCAGTAGGTTCGCAGGTAGACGAGCTGTTGTGTAACCGTCGAGGAAAGTCAGTGCAGAAGTCGTACAAGGCATTGGGATGCCTGCTTCCAGAGACTTAGCTGCAACTTTACGCCATGCTACTAGGCTGTTTTGTAGGATACCTTTGAAGTAATCATCAGAGCCTAGGAATGCTAGTTCTGGGTTTGCTTCATATGCATCACGGATGTTGCCTAGGAACGCAGAACGGATGATACAACCACCACGCCACATAAGAGCAACGTTACCGTAGTTTAGATCCCAGCCATTCTCGTTTGATGCTTCGCGCATTAGCATAAAGCCTTGAGCGTAAGAGATGATCTTAGACGCTAGAAGCGCTTGACGTAGTGCGTCAACCCACTCTTGCTTGTCACCTTCTACTGGCGTGATTGTCTTGCCGAACAGTTTCTCAGCTTCAACACGTTGATCTTTTAGTGCAGATAGGCAACGAGAGAATACTGACTCAGAGATAAGCGTTAGTGGAATACCTAGGTCTAGTGCGTTGATACCCGTCCATTTACCTGTACCTTTTTGGCCAGCAGTGTCTAGGATTTTTTCAACTAGAGGTTCACCATCTTCGTCTTTGTAGCCAAGGATGTCAGCCGTGATTTCAACTAGGTAGCTATTTAGCTCAGTGTTGTTCCACTCAGCGAATACCGCTTGCATTTCATCTGCAGACATACCAAGACCGTCTTTCATGAACTGGTAAGCTTCAGTGATCAGCTGCATGTCGCCGTATTCGATGCCGTTGTGAACCATCTTAACGAAGTGACCTGCACCATCGTTACCAACCCAATCACAACAAGGCTCGCCAGCGTCAGTTTTCGCAGAAATACCTTGGAAGATAGGCTTAACCGCTTCCCAAGCTTCTGGAGCGC from Vibrio parahaemolyticus encodes the following:
- a CDS encoding sigma-54-dependent Fis family transcriptional regulator; this encodes MELQHISDNNWLSTSWIRSEQAGLKQRRRPEDIRVTPATLQDRRHQLNFLLETVTQFALPLFNQLFAHSDSRLILTDADGVIIGSWGQPKFREKLTEIALSSGACWQEKVKGTNAIGTAIIEAKPVSVIGDQHFIQHHRFISCSANPIFDHLGHLIGVLDITSEQKKHDFSTQVLVQNMVLQVENQLLNLIPQGHIRVDLACEKGLLNSGWQGIIIANEDGQILAHNQVASQLLAQQNVIGQSLDDILSIQSADHPFVFKTKPLTDKKVKSRSVTASNDLHYGDSTVEHCWQQANRVIDKDISLLILGETGVGKNEFVKALHKNSQRKTGPLVSVNCGALPKDLVESELFGYVAGAFTGANSKGYQGKIRQAHKGILFLDEIADLPLEAQSRLLHVLQDKTVLPVGSNQSVQVDTQIIAATHKDLDSLVSEGLFRQDLYYRLNGLIIELPRFEERDDKQQLIENIHRRHAESEQQLCPHLLSLLLSYSWPGNLRELDSLIKVSALMAQGEETLELAHVPTHLSKKLSQAQDVTTAAEPTLKLRATVEDKLLKTYQANQGNISKTSRMLGVSRNTIYRKLKSLGILG
- the gnd gene encoding decarboxylating NADP(+)-dependent phosphogluconate dehydrogenase codes for the protein MKGDIGVIGLAVMGQNLILNMNDHGFKVVAHNRTAAKVDEFLEGPAKGTNIIGAYSLEELVEKLETPRKVMLMVRAGDVVDKFIDALVPLLDKGDIIIDGGNTNYPDTNRRVAALREKGIHFIGTGVSGGEEGARFGPSIMPGGAPEAWEAVKPIFQGISAKTDAGEPCCDWVGNDGAGHFVKMVHNGIEYGDMQLITEAYQFMKDGLGMSADEMQAVFAEWNNTELNSYLVEITADILGYKDEDGEPLVEKILDTAGQKGTGKWTGINALDLGIPLTLISESVFSRCLSALKDQRVEAEKLFGKTITPVEGDKQEWVDALRQALLASKIISYAQGFMLMREASNENGWDLNYGNVALMWRGGCIIRSAFLGNIRDAYEANPELAFLGSDDYFKGILQNSLVAWRKVAAKSLEAGIPMPCTTSALTFLDGYTTARLPANLLQAQRDYFGAHTYERIDRERGEFFHTNWTGTGGNTASTTYDV